The following is a genomic window from Geobacillus subterraneus.
CGCCCCGTATACCGCCTTCGCTCCAGCGATCAAACGCGACGGATCGGCCAAATGCCGCTTCCCTTTCGGATGAACGACAACCGTGGCGTTCGGGCAATGCTCAAGCAACAGCCCCACACCGCCCGCATGATCCAAATGAATATGGGTAACGATGATATAGCGAATATCGGTCGGATCGATCTGAAGCGCTTTCAACCCAGCAAGCAAATGCGGCACCGATGGGCTCGGCCCCGTTTCAATCACCGCCACGTTTTCTTCATGAAGCACGTATGTACCGGTGCGCTGCGGCATGCGCAAGTCGTATAAGTCGATGAGCGACATACGGTAACCAAGATCAACCGGCTTTGTCATTGTTCTCCTCCCTCTCATATTTTGTGTGCAGAATATTCTAACATAAAGATAGAATTCGCGCTACCAATGACCCTCACACAAATCAACCAACAATTTCACTTTTCACAAATCAAAAGAGCCCCACGCCACCTTTTGACTTGGAGCTCCTTTTACTTATACTTATGCCAAATTACTATGCCGTTGAAATGCTTTTTGGTGCTCAACTTGTTGATTGTTCGCGTATTGCAAACAGATAGCGTCCAAAATCAAGTGCGTACATTGGTCAAATAAGGAGCCTAGCGGTTGCTTGCTTTGTGTCTCATAACCATTCATCCCGTACAATAACCGATACGTAACGATCATATGACTCGAACAGTTATGAGCTAAACTTCCGTGATTGCTTATGACGCCATCTCACCGCTGGCTACTTTTCCTTTCCTCCTGTTTCTTATCGCCAGCCATACCGCGGCGGCCCATCCCATAACGATCAGCCCATAAACGGCCGAATACACCGACGCTGATACCTCCCAAGCGTGGAGGAGTGTGCGGACGTTCGTCAAAATGATTAATCCCCCAACGAGCACTCCGAGCAAATGGGACGGCAACTTGCGCACGAGCCAGGCAGCAATTGGTGCCGCAACGATGCCGCCGGCCATAAGCGTCAGCACCCAGTACCAGTCGACTTGCTCCCAGCCAAGGGAAATCGCAAATCCTAATGTCGCCGACAACGCGATGGCAAATTCGGACGTATCGACTGTGCCGATGACTTTGCGCGTTTCCATGCTTTTATTCGCCAACAACACCGGCGTCGCGATCGGACCCCAGCCTCCGCCGCCGGTCGCATCAAGGAACCCAGCCGCCAACCCGAGCGGGATGAGCTGCCTGTTTGACCATTGTT
Proteins encoded in this region:
- a CDS encoding sulfite exporter TauE/SafE family protein produces the protein MKKWIVFVFVGFIAQLIDGSLGMAYGVTSTTLLLTFGIAPAVASASVHLAEVVTTAASGASHWKFGNVDRAMVVKLIIPGSVGAFVGACFLSKLPGDLIKPYISLFLLTLGFYIIYRFLFLNGRSLSKPEKQWSNRQLIPLGLAAGFLDATGGGGWGPIATPVLLANKSMETRKVIGTVDTSEFAIALSATLGFAISLGWEQVDWYWVLTLMAGGIVAAPIAAWLVRKLPSHLLGVLVGGLIILTNVRTLLHAWEVSASVYSAVYGLIVMGWAAAVWLAIRNRRKGKVASGEMAS